The following DNA comes from Treponema sp. J25.
TATTGCTTTACCACAAATATGGAAGAAAAGGACATTGTTTTTGGGGGTGAAAAGAAACTTCGGGCGGCGGTGCGGGAGGCCTATGAAATTTTCCATCCCCCTGCAATTGCCCTTCTGGCTACCTGTCCTGTTGGCTTAATTGGGGACGATATTCATGCGGTGGCCCGTGACATGAGCGAAGAATTAGGCATTACCGTGTTTGCCATGAGTTGTGAAGGGTACAAAGGGGTTTCCCAGTCCGCAGGCCACCATATTGCGAATAATGCCTTGTTTGTTCATGTGGTGGGGAAAGACCAGCAAGGGGTAGAAGGAAAGTTCAAGATAAACCTTCTGGGAGAATATAACATAGGGGGTGATGCTTTTGAGATTGAACGACTTTTTGAAGAGGCGGGGCTGACCCTTATCTCTACCTTTTCGGGAAACTCCACAATAGAGGGGATGCGGAATTCGCCAGCGGCGGATCTTAACCTGGTGATGTGCCATCGTTCGTTGAATTACATGGCCGAAATGATGGAGAAGAAATACGGTATTCCCTGGATAAAGGTGAATTTTATCGGCGCCCATGCCACGGCTAAAAGTCTACGGCACATTGCGGCCTACTTTGATGATGCGGAACTTTCTGAACGGATAGAGCGCCTCATTGCCAGTGAAATGGAACTGGTAAAGGCGGTGGTAAACGAAATCCGTCCCCGCCTTGAAGGGAAAAAGGTTGCCCTCTTTGTGGGGGGGAGTCGGGCCCATCACTATCAGGAGTTGTTTAAAGAACTGGGGATGGAAGTAATTGCGGCGGGCTACGAATTTGCCCATCGGGATGATTACGAAGGGCGCCGGGTGCTGCCTTCGATTCAGGTAGATGCGGATAGTCGTAATATCGAAAACCTGGAGGTTGTTCCGGATCCTGCGCTTTATCGGCCAAGAAAGTCGGAGGAGGATCTGGCACGGTTACGGTCGAACGGTATTGAGGTAAACGATTATCGGGGCATGATGAGTGACATGGCTGAAGGAAGCCTTGTGATTGATGATATCAGCCATTATGAGCTGGAACGAATCATAGAACTTGCTCAACCGGATCTTATCTGCGCGGGTATTAAGGAAAAATACGTGGTCCAGAAGCATGGCATCCCCATGAAGCAGCTCCATAATTACGATTACGGGGGACCCTATGCGGGATTTACGGGGGCTATCAATTTTTACAGAGAAATTGATCGGTTGATAAATGGTTCGGTGTGGCGCCTTATCCCTGCTCCCTGGGAACGTCAGCCGGAACTCCATGGGGCTTATGTATATGGATAACAGAATACATTGATCTCTGGATGGATGTGTCTGTTGTGTTCATACGGTTCTGTTATGTGAAGGAGAATTATGTATGGAAAAAGCGCTACTTTTAAAACATACACCGGCAGAAGTAAAAGAGCGATCTGCCCTTACGGTTAATCCTGCCAAGACCTGCCAGCCCATTGGGGCCCTGTATGCGGCCCTTGGTATCCACCGTTGTTTACCCCATAGCCATGGATCACAGGGGTGCTGCGCGTACCATCGTTCCATGTTAACCCGCCATTATCGCGAACCTGTCATGGCTTCTACTTCATCCTTTACCGAAGGGGCGAGTATTTTTGGTGGTCAGGGAAATCTGGTCCAGGCGATTGGCACTATTTTTAAGCTCTACGATCCGGATATCATCGCCGTTCATACCACCTGTTTGTCTGAGACTATAGGAGACGATATTCCTCAAATTATTTCTAAGGCTCAGCAGGAAGGGAAAATTCCCCCCGGCAAAGTGGTTATTCATACCAATACGCCCAGTTATGTGGGGAGTCATGTGACCGGTTTTTCCAATATGGTGCGTTCTATGGTGGATTATCTTGCAGAGTCGACGGGACGGCGGGGGAACTATATCAACCTTATCCCTGGCTGGGTGGAACCGGCGGACATGCGGGAAATAAAACGGATCCTTTCATGCATGGGGGTGCCCTTTATTTTGTTCCCTGATACCAGCGGAATACTGGATGGTCCCTTAACGGGGAAGTTCGATATGTATCCTGCAGGAGGAACCCGCATAGAAGATCTGCGACGGACCGGTGATGCGAAAGCTACTATCGCTCTGGGAGAATTTGCCAGCGGCGCTGCGGCAAAACTGCTGGATGCAAAGCATAAGGTGCCCTGTTCCTTATTGGGGCTTCCCTTGGGTCTTAGCGGTACCGATCGATTTGTAGATACCCTCAGAACCATAACAGGAAGGCCAGTGCCGGAAGAACTTATGGAAGAACGGGGGCGCCTTTTGGATCTGATGGCAGATATGCATCAGTATACCTATGGGAAAAAGGTGGCCCTGGCGGGGGATCCGGACCAGCTGTTAGGACTTACGGAATTTTTACTCGAACTAGATATGAAGGTTTCCTTCGTGGTGACGGGGACTCCCGAAAATCGGCTTGAGGCGCCCCTGCAAAAGTTACTTGAGCGCGTGCCCGGGGCACAGTATCGAGTTAACGGGGACCTCTTCCTCCTGCACCAGTGGATAAAGAATGAGCGGGTGGATCTCCTTATTACCAACAGTCACGGGAAATATATCGCCCGGGACGAAGATATTCCCTTTGTTCGCTATGGGTTCCCCATCGTTGATAGGCCCCATCACCTGTTGTTCCCTTCGGTAGGCTATCGGGGAGCTATGTACCTGCTTGAAAAAATTCTTTCGGTTTTAATGGACCGCCAGGATCGGGATGCCCCGGCCGAGGCTTTTGAGTTTGTTCTGTAATAGGCAGGAAATGCCAGGAGGAAGAAGATGATGCCTAACATCCCGGATATTCTGGAAGAACGGCGGAGCCAGGTGGTGTACAGCACCGACGATGCTAGCCAGGGCATGGCCATCCCCACCTGTGATAAACCAAGTGTGGCAGGAAGTGTCAGTCAACGGGCCTGTGTGTTCTGTGGAAGCCGGGTGGTCCTGTATCCTATTGCCGATGCCATCCACATTGTTCACGGACC
Coding sequences within:
- the nifD gene encoding nitrogenase molybdenum-iron protein alpha chain; translation: MKTEMSREDIIVEEGPVVVSQEAGKVSDPAGVSKKSPVLQKDLLLEKYPTKVARKRDRHVVVNRLHPDGTVPEIVANERTAPGVITQRGCTYAGCKGVVIGPTRNILQITHGPIGCSFYSWLTRRNQTRPKSPDEPNFLPYCFTTNMEEKDIVFGGEKKLRAAVREAYEIFHPPAIALLATCPVGLIGDDIHAVARDMSEELGITVFAMSCEGYKGVSQSAGHHIANNALFVHVVGKDQQGVEGKFKINLLGEYNIGGDAFEIERLFEEAGLTLISTFSGNSTIEGMRNSPAADLNLVMCHRSLNYMAEMMEKKYGIPWIKVNFIGAHATAKSLRHIAAYFDDAELSERIERLIASEMELVKAVVNEIRPRLEGKKVALFVGGSRAHHYQELFKELGMEVIAAGYEFAHRDDYEGRRVLPSIQVDADSRNIENLEVVPDPALYRPRKSEEDLARLRSNGIEVNDYRGMMSDMAEGSLVIDDISHYELERIIELAQPDLICAGIKEKYVVQKHGIPMKQLHNYDYGGPYAGFTGAINFYREIDRLINGSVWRLIPAPWERQPELHGAYVYG
- the nifK gene encoding nitrogenase molybdenum-iron protein subunit beta, with protein sequence MEKALLLKHTPAEVKERSALTVNPAKTCQPIGALYAALGIHRCLPHSHGSQGCCAYHRSMLTRHYREPVMASTSSFTEGASIFGGQGNLVQAIGTIFKLYDPDIIAVHTTCLSETIGDDIPQIISKAQQEGKIPPGKVVIHTNTPSYVGSHVTGFSNMVRSMVDYLAESTGRRGNYINLIPGWVEPADMREIKRILSCMGVPFILFPDTSGILDGPLTGKFDMYPAGGTRIEDLRRTGDAKATIALGEFASGAAAKLLDAKHKVPCSLLGLPLGLSGTDRFVDTLRTITGRPVPEELMEERGRLLDLMADMHQYTYGKKVALAGDPDQLLGLTEFLLELDMKVSFVVTGTPENRLEAPLQKLLERVPGAQYRVNGDLFLLHQWIKNERVDLLITNSHGKYIARDEDIPFVRYGFPIVDRPHHLLFPSVGYRGAMYLLEKILSVLMDRQDRDAPAEAFEFVL